The Daucus carota subsp. sativus chromosome 7, DH1 v3.0, whole genome shotgun sequence genome window below encodes:
- the LOC108196092 gene encoding BTB/POZ and MATH domain-containing protein 3 isoform X1, whose translation MTTTTSNLNNSSSKSINETVNGSHNFTVRGYSLAKGMGPGKYICSDIFTVGGYDWAVYFYPDGKNVEDSSVYVSVFIALASEGTDVRALFELTLLDQSGKGKHKVHSHFDRALEGGPYTLKYRGSMWGYKRFFRRATLETSDYLRDDCLSMHCTVGVVRNRVEGPKLYNIPIPPPDIGQGLKDLFDSQLGCDIAFQVGDENFKAHKLILAARSPVFRAMFFGLVGDTSMDKVALEDIEPSIFKDMLLFIYTDELPDLQEYSCSTSTCSSAVTLHHLLAASDRFGLDRLKQLCEAKLCEEVTVETVATTLSLADQHRCSHLKAICLKFAAAHLGEVMQSEGFKYLEESCQSLLSELLETVASVDDKGGQTVASKRSGSSIIGIAVAAEGSAAVDSGIPNGRRTRRRL comes from the exons AtgaccaccaccaccagcaATCTCAACAACTCCAGCTCCAAATCCATCAACGAGACAGTGAATGGGTCCCACAACTTCACCGTCCGCGGCTACTCACTCGCCAAAGGCATGGGCCCCGGCAAGTACATCTGCAGTGACATCTTCACCGTCGGCGGTTACGACTGGGCCGTCTATTTCTACCCCGACGGGAAGAATGTAGAGGATAGCTCTGTTTACGTCTCCGTTTTCATCGCGTTGGCCAGTGAGGGCACCGATGTTAGGGCTTTGTTTGAGCTCACTTTGTTGGATCAGAGTGGCAAAGGCAAGCATAAGGTTCATAGTCATTTCGATCGCGCCTTGGAAGGCGGTCCCTATACGCTTAAGTATCGTGGGAGTATGTG GGGCTACAAGCGGTTTTTTAGGAGAGCCACTCTAGAAACTTCTGATTATCTCAGGGATGATTGTCTGTCAATGCATTGTACTGTGGGAGTTGTAAGAAACCGCGTTGAGGGACCTAAGCTGTACAACATTCCCATACCACCACCAGACATAGGACAGGGTCTAAAAGACCTGTTTGATTCGCAACTTGGTTGTGATATAGCTTTTCAGGTTGGAGATGAGAACTTTAAAGCTCATAAGTTGATACTTGCTGCTCGCTCACCTGTATTTAGAGCTATGTTTTTTGGACTTGTTGGTGACACCAGTATGGATAAAGTAGCCCTGGAAGATATCGAACCTTCTATATTCAAG GATATGCTCCTGTTCATATATACAGATGAGCTCCCAGATTTACAAGAATATAGTTGCTCAACATCAACATGCTCATCTGCCGTCACCCTTCACCATTTATTGGCCGCTTCTGATCGTTTTGGTCTAGATAGGCTTAAACAATTATGTGAAGCAAAATTGTGTGAAGAAGTTACGGTCGAAACAGTGGCGACAACTCTGTCCCTTGCCGATCAGCACAGATGCTCACATCTTAAGGCAATCTGTTTAAAATTTGCAGCAGCACATTTGGGAG AGGTTATGCAATCAGAAGGCTTCAAGTACTTGGAAGAAAGTTGTCAGTCCTTGTTGTCTGAGCTTCTTGAAACAGTTGCATCTGTGGACGATAAGGGAGGTCAAACTGTGGCTAGTAAACGAAGTGGTAGCAGCATTATTGGAATAGCTGTAGCTGCAGAAGGGTCCGCAGCAGTGGATTCTGGGATTCCTAATGGCAGGCGCACGCGGAGGCGCCTCTAG
- the LOC108196091 gene encoding UDP-glycosyltransferase 74G1-like: MEVERKRSPPHALLLPYPTQGHINPMHQFCKRLVSKGIKVTLANTVCISNSMFSDPKSLISFETYSDGFDQGGYAQAESVDIYLSSLRTVGSRTLQELLKKLDESGNPVNVLIYDAFLPWALDVANKFGLVKAVFFTQSFAVNYIYYHVYKGLISLPRPGDNPSIISIPGLPLFRSWETPAPLDYLDLVVNQFSNVDDADWVFFNAFHKLEEEVSGYLPKFWKVRTIGPTLPSMYLDKRLEDDKDYAINLFKPNNEVCMNWLNDKPSGSVIYVSFGSFITVSVEQMEEIAQGLKDCNHNFLWVVRKSEEAKLPNNFINVISGKGLVVTWSRQLEILTHESVGCFVTHCGFNSVLEAISLGVPMVGIPQWTDQPANAKYVEEVWGVGVRAKPDDKGIVKGKVLQSLIAEVMEGEKGKTIKTRAANWKNLAKEAVDEGGTSDRNINEFAATLLH; this comes from the exons ATGGAGGTGGAGAGGAAAAGAAGCCCCCCTCACGCACTGCTGCTTCCTTACCCTACTCAAGGCCACATAAACCCCATGCATCAGTTCTGCAAACGCTTGGTCTCGAAGGGCATCAAAGTCACACTTGCAAATACTGTCTGCATCTCCAACTCCATGTTTTCTGACCCCAAGAGCCTCATCTCTTTCGAAACTTACTCAGATGGTTTTGATCAGGGTGGCTATGCCCAAGCAGAGAGTGTTGATATCTACCTCTCCAGTCTGCGCACTGTCGGCTCCCGGACTCTGCAAGAACTCCTCAAGAAACTTGATGAGTCTGGCAACCCTGTGAATGTGCTCATTTATGATGCTTTCTTGCCTTGGGCTCTGGATGTTGCTAACAAGTTTGGACTTGTTAAAGCTGTGTTTTTTACCCAGTCATTTGCTGTCAACTACATATATTATCATGTCTACAAGGGTCTTATCTCTCTCCCACGGCCGGGTGATAACCCATCAATCATTTCCATTCCTGGCTTGCCTTTGTTTAGATCATGGGAAACTCCAGCTCCTTTGGATTACTTGGATCTTGTAGTGAATCAGTTCTCTAATGTTGATGATGCAGATTGGGTCTTTTTTAATGCATTCCACAAACTGGAAGAAGAG GTTTCGGGGTACCTGCCAAAGTTCTGGAAAGTGAGGACGATAGGACCAACACTGCCATCTATGTACCTGGACAAGAGACTTGAAGATGATAAAGATTATGCTATTAATCTTTTCAAGCCAAACAATGAGGTTTGCATGAACTGGCTAAACGATAAACCTAGTGGATCAGTCATATATGTTTCATTTGGAAGCTTCATAACAGTGAGTGTAGAACAAATGGAGGAAATAGCACAGGGGCTCAAGGACTGCAACCACAACTTTTTGTGGGTTGTGAGGAAATCAGAAGAGGCAAAGCTCCCGAATAACTTTATCAATGTGATATCAGGAAAGGGTTTGGTGGTGACATGGAGTCGACAGCTGGAAATATTAACACACGAGTCAGTAGGTTGTTTCGTGACACATTGTGGATTCAATTCAGTTCTGGAAGCCATAAGTTTGGGAGTGCCTATGGTGGGGATACCGCAGTGGACTGATCAGCCCGCGAATGCCAAGTACGTGGAGGAGGTTTGGGGCGTGGGGGTCAGAGCTAAGCCAGATGACAAGGGAATTGTGAAAGGAAAAGTGCTGCAATCTTTAATAGCAGAGGTTATGGAGGGGGAGAAAGGGAAAACAATCAAGACCAGGGCGGCCAACTGGAAGAATTTGGCTAAAGAAGCTGTCGATGAAGGCGGAACCTCAGATAGGAATATTAATGAATTTGCTGCTACATTGTTGCACTAA
- the LOC108193170 gene encoding UDP-glycosyltransferase 74G1-like: protein MELEKKKSPPHALLLPYPAQGHINPMLQFSKRLVSKGIKVTLANTVCISNSMLSDPKSLISFETYSDGFDQGGYAQAESVDIYLSSLRTVGSRTLQDLIKKLDESGNPVNVLIYDGFMPWALDVASKFGLVKAVFFTQSCAVNYIYYNVYKGLISLPRPGDNPSIISIPGLPLFRSWETPAPLDYLDLIVNQFSNVDDADWVFFNAFQKLEEEVLGYMPEIWKVRTVGPTLPSMYLDKRLEDDKDYAINLFKPNDEVCMNWLNDKPSGSVIYVSFGSFITVSAEQMEEIAQGLKDCNHNFLWVVRKSEEEKLPKNFINEISGKGLVVTWSPQLEILTHKSVGCFVTHCGFNSVLEAISLGVPMVGIPQWTDQPANAKYVEDVWGVGVRARPDDKGIVKGKVLQSLITEVMEGEKGKTIKTRAANWKNLAREAVDEGGTSDSNINEFAATLLH, encoded by the exons ATGGAGTTGGAGAAGAAAAAAAGCCCTCCTCATGCACTGCTGCTTCCTTACCCTGCTCAAGGCCACATAAACCCCATGCTCCAGTTCTCCAAACGCTTGGTCTCAAAGGGCATCAAAGTCACACTTGCAAACACTGTCTGCATCTCCAACTCCATGCTTTCTGACCCCAAGAGTCTCATCTCTTTCGAGACTTACTCAGATGGTTTTGATCAGGGTGGCTATGCCCAAGCAGAGAGTGTTGATATCTACCTCTCCAGTCTGCGCACTGTCGGCTCCCGGACTCTGCAAGACCTCATCAAGAAACTTGATGAGTCTGGCAACCCTGTGAATGTGCTCATCTATGATGGTTTCATGCCTTGGGCTCTGGATGTTGCCAGCAAGTTTGGACTTGTTAAAGCTGTGTTTTTTACTCAGTCATGTGCTGTGAACTACATTTATTATAATGTGTACAAGGGTCTTATCTCTCTCCCACGGCCGGGTGATAACCCATCAATCATTTCCATTCCTGGCTTGCCTTTGTTTAGATCATGGGAAACTCCAGCTCCTTTGGATTACTTGGATCTTATAGTGAATCAGTTCTCTAATGTTGATGATGCAGATTGGGTCTTTTTTAATGCATTCCAAAAACTGGAAGAAGAG gtTCTGGGATACATGCCAGAAATCTGGAAAGTGAGGACCGTAGGACCAACACTGCCATCTATGTACCTGGACAAGAGACTTGAAGATGATAAAGATTATGCTATTAATCTTTTCAAGCCAAACGACGAGGTTTGCATGAACTGGCTAAACGATAAACCTAGTGGATCGGTCATATATGTTTCATTTGGAAGCTTCATAACAGTGAGTGCAGAACAAATGGAGGAAATAGCACAGGGGCTCAAGGACTGCAACCACAACTTTTTGTGGGTTGTGAGGAAATCAGAAGAGGAAAAGCTCCCAAAGAACTTCATCAATGAGATATCAGGAAAGGGTTTGGTGGTGACATGGAGTCCACAGCTGGAGATATTAACACACAAGTCAGTAGGTTGTTTCGTGACACACTGTGGATTCAATTCAGTTCTTGAAGCCATTAGTCTTGGAGTGCCTATGGTGGGGATACCGCAGTGGACTGATCAGCCCGCGAATGCCAAGTATGTGGAGGATGTTTGGGGCGTGGGGGTCAGAGCTAGGCCAGATGACAAGGGAATTGTGAAAGGAAAAGTGCTGCAATCATTGATAACAGAGGTTATGGAGGGGGAGAAAGGAAAAACAATCAAGACCAGGGCGGCCAACTGGAAGAATTTGGCTAGAGAAGCTGTCGATGAAGGCGGAACCTCAGATAGCAATATTAATGAATTTGCTGCGACATTGTTGCACTAA
- the LOC108196092 gene encoding BTB/POZ and MATH domain-containing protein 3 isoform X2 — MTTTTSNLNNSSSKSINETVNGSHNFTVRGYSLAKGMGPGKYICSDIFTVGGYDWAVYFYPDGKNVEDSSVYVSVFIALASEGTDVRALFELTLLDQSGKGKHKVHSHFDRALEGGPYTLKYRGSMWGYKRFFRRATLETSDYLRDDCLSMHCTVGVVRNRVEGPKLYNIPIPPPDIGQGLKDLFDSQLGCDIAFQVGDENFKAHKLILAARSPVFRAMFFGLVGDTSMDKVALEDIEPSIFKDMLLFIYTDELPDLQEYSCSTSTCSSAVTLHHLLAASDRFGLDRLKQLCEAKLCEEVTVETVATTLSLADQHRCSHLKAICLKFAAAHLGGACSP; from the exons AtgaccaccaccaccagcaATCTCAACAACTCCAGCTCCAAATCCATCAACGAGACAGTGAATGGGTCCCACAACTTCACCGTCCGCGGCTACTCACTCGCCAAAGGCATGGGCCCCGGCAAGTACATCTGCAGTGACATCTTCACCGTCGGCGGTTACGACTGGGCCGTCTATTTCTACCCCGACGGGAAGAATGTAGAGGATAGCTCTGTTTACGTCTCCGTTTTCATCGCGTTGGCCAGTGAGGGCACCGATGTTAGGGCTTTGTTTGAGCTCACTTTGTTGGATCAGAGTGGCAAAGGCAAGCATAAGGTTCATAGTCATTTCGATCGCGCCTTGGAAGGCGGTCCCTATACGCTTAAGTATCGTGGGAGTATGTG GGGCTACAAGCGGTTTTTTAGGAGAGCCACTCTAGAAACTTCTGATTATCTCAGGGATGATTGTCTGTCAATGCATTGTACTGTGGGAGTTGTAAGAAACCGCGTTGAGGGACCTAAGCTGTACAACATTCCCATACCACCACCAGACATAGGACAGGGTCTAAAAGACCTGTTTGATTCGCAACTTGGTTGTGATATAGCTTTTCAGGTTGGAGATGAGAACTTTAAAGCTCATAAGTTGATACTTGCTGCTCGCTCACCTGTATTTAGAGCTATGTTTTTTGGACTTGTTGGTGACACCAGTATGGATAAAGTAGCCCTGGAAGATATCGAACCTTCTATATTCAAG GATATGCTCCTGTTCATATATACAGATGAGCTCCCAGATTTACAAGAATATAGTTGCTCAACATCAACATGCTCATCTGCCGTCACCCTTCACCATTTATTGGCCGCTTCTGATCGTTTTGGTCTAGATAGGCTTAAACAATTATGTGAAGCAAAATTGTGTGAAGAAGTTACGGTCGAAACAGTGGCGACAACTCTGTCCCTTGCCGATCAGCACAGATGCTCACATCTTAAGGCAATCTGTTTAAAATTTGCAGCAGCACATTTGGGAGGTGCGTGTTCTCCATAG